A single Salmo salar chromosome ssa19, Ssal_v3.1, whole genome shotgun sequence DNA region contains:
- the tbx21 gene encoding T-box transcription factor TBX21 isoform X1: MGGIGGNLYLSMLNGTDTQTFGKDTDINNHLQRRKNSVDFKMGIQDTRLYHQDSIQNGQDGSALPYHADQTVAGYGAQPGRFYSPTPHNSCHFSSVRSPTRNGTGQTYLPTGSEGFSTTSKEVYPASAESYPAPVQHGYYRAPLYPLPGLQVCGKTQALLNNYPLWAKFHKYQTEMIITKQGRRMFPFLSFNISVLDPSAHYNVYVDVVLSDQHHWRYQGGKWVQCGKAEGNMPGNRRYMHPDSPNTGAHWMRQEVSFGKLKLTNNKGSANNVGQMIVLQSLHKYQPRLHIIEVKEDGSEDLFLTAKAQTFVFPETQFIAVTAYQNADITQLKIDHNPFAKGFRDNYDALYAPPDSDRVTPSPTEGQQLLAGTCYTQGYLMDQYMNPLPQNRFYSREHMAAMGHQTKDPSASPHSRWYLSPQQSVTSNRLDFNSYEGDFSSNSFYKPFPLQTSAHHTLSYYEDSPFATASGSVSGASSAAWSTGRPSPQYLNHPCPSKVGPSLGWFRPVSSTSPGHPRLHPPSLLEPLRPPPSLQDKPKEAGVGGEDPWLEPPSVKSVDSADSGLFEGGAEGKKRRVSPYASSTENSPPTRSVEVCEKDCGSDAGYYGFYSH; encoded by the exons ATGGGCGGCATAGGTGGCAATCTTTACCTCAGTATGTTGAATGGGACTGATACGCAAACTTTCGGAAAAGACACCGATATCAACAATCACCTTCAACGCAGAAAGAATTCCGTGGATTTTAAAATGGGAATTCAGGACACCAGATTATATCACCAAGACTCAATTCAAAACGGACAGGACGGATCGGCACTGCCGTACCACGCAGACCAAACTGTGGCTGGATACGGAGCGCAACCCGGGAGGTTTTACTCACCAACTCCCCACAATAGCTGCCATTTCAGCAGTGTCCGGTCGCCGACTAGAAACGGAACGGGACAGACTTATTTACCAACGGGAAGCGAAGGTTTCTCGACAACTAGCAAAGAAGTTTACCCTGCCTCTGCGGAGAGTTATCCCGCACCCGTTCAACATGGGTACTATCGCGCGCCACTCTACCCGTTACCTGGGCTACAGGTGTGCGGGAAGACGCAGGCTCTCCTCAACAACTATCCTCTGTGGGCGAAGTTCCACAAATATCAAACCGAAATGATCATAACGAAACAGGGGCG GAGGATGTTCCCCTTCCTGAGTTTCAACATCAGCGTTCTGGACCCGTCAGCCCACTACAATGTGTATGTGGACGTGGTCCTATCCGACCAGCACCACTGGAGGTACCAGGGAGGCAAGTGGGTCCAGTGTGGCAAAGCAGAGGGTAACATGCCAG GGAACAGGAGGTATATGCACCCAGACTCCCCCAACACAGGGGCTCACTGGATGAGGCAGGAGGTGTCCTTTGGCAAGCTCAAGCTCACCAACAACAAGGGCAGCGCCAACAACGTGGGGCAG ATGATCGTTCTGCAGTCGCTTCATAAGTACCAGCCACGGCTGCACATCATCGAAGTGAAGGAGGATGGTTCTGAGGACCTCTTCCTCACCGCCAAGGCCCAGACCTTCGTCTTCCCAGAGACCCAATTCATAGCCGTCACAGCCTATCAGAACGCAGAC ATCACCCAGCTGAAAATAGACCATAACCCCTTTGCTAAAGGTTTCCGGGACAATTATGACGC GCTGTACGCACCGCCTGACTCGGACCGTGTCACCCCCTCTCCCACCGAGGGCCAGCAGCTTTTGGCAGGTACCTGCTATACCCAGGGGTACCTGATGGACCAGTACATGAACCCTCTGCCCCAGAACCGCTTCTACAGCCGGGAGCACATGGCAGCCATGGGCCATCAGACCAAAGACCCCTCAGCCAGCCCCCACAGCCGCTGGTACCTCTCCCCCCAGCAAAGTGTCACCTCCAACCGGCTGGACTTCAACTCCTATGAGGGTGACTTCTCCAGCAACAGCTTCTACAAGCCCTTCCCCCTGCAGACATCGGCCCACCACACGCTGAGCTATTATGAGGACAGCCCGTTCGCCACGGCCAGCGGATCCGTCTCAGGAGCCTCCTCGGCAGCCTGGAGCACCGGCCGGCCCTCCCCTCAGTACCTCAACCATCCCTGTCCCAGTAAAGTCGGCCCCAGTCTAGGCTGGTTCAGGCCTGTGTCCTCTACCTCTCCAGGTCACCCCAGGCTCCACCCCCCGTCCCTCCTGGAGCCACTCCGCCCCCCACCATCGCTGCAGGACAAGCCCAAGGAGGcgggggtggggggagaggacCCCTGGCTGGAACCCCCCTCGGTCAAATCGGTGGACTCTGCTGACTCCGGCCTGTTTGAGGGCGGGGCAGAGGGCAAGAAGCGGCGAGTGTCACCCTACGCTTCCAGCACGGAGAACTCGCCGCCCACCCGCAGCGTGGAGGTCTGTGAAAAGGACTGCGGTAGTGATGCCGGCTACTACGGCTTTTATTCCCACTga